A stretch of DNA from Simkaniaceae bacterium:
ACAAACCAAACACCGGCGGCAGGTATGGATAGAATGCCAAAAATCAGAGACATCGCCATATTATGAAGACGAGAAATCAGTGGGGATTCGGAAATAGGACCATGATGCCAAATAGAGCCGCCTAAGGCCTGTTCTACAGTATAGTGGAGAGGTTGTTTTAGAGTTTGCGCAATAGATCCCATCATCATAAAACCTGTAATTGGATGAAAAGCAGTCATTTTATTTCATTAAGGAATTTTAAATAAACAATAAAAAGTTTTTAAACTGATGAGAGGTGTAATTGTTGCTCGGCAAGTTTGATGAGATAGCGTCCGTAGTCGCTATTGGCTTGCTCTTCTCCATGGGCTCTTAAGGTGGAAAGATCGATGAAGCCCATTTCATAGGCCACTTCTTCAATACAACCGATTTGGATCCCCTGCCTCTTTTGAATCGTATCGATATAAGAGGAGGCATTTTGCAGATCCGTATGGGTTCCGGTATCGAGCCATGCAAAACCTCGCCCGAGTAGCTTAACCTTAAGAGCGCGCTCTTGCAAATAGGCTCGGTTGACATCGGTAATTTCAAGCTCACCTCGATTTGAGGGCTTCAAGCGATTGGCAATATCGACAACGTTGTTATCATAAAAATATAGGCCTGTGACAGCGTAATGCGATGGGGGATGTTGCGGTTTTTCGATAATATCAATGACGCTATGAGAATCATCAAATGCGACAACTCCATAACGCCTTGGATCATCCACTTCATAACCAAAAACGACTCCCCCATCTAAAGGATCATCGATATCGGAAAGAAGCTCTTTCATATCATGAGCATGAAAAATATTATCTCCTAGAATAAGGGCAACACAATCATCCCCGATAAAATCTTCGGCTAAAATAAAACTTTGGGCGATCCCCTCCGGATTTTTTTGAACAATATACTCAATCTTAAGACCTAATTGAGAACCATCCCCCAAAAGACTTTGAAAAAAGGGCAAATCGCGCGGTGTCGAAATGATTGCAAATTCAGAAATACCGCTCAACATGAGTGTCGATAGGGGATAATAGATCATTGGCTTGCCGCCAACCGGCAATATTTGTTTGCTGATGGCTTTCGTAATCGGATAAAGGCGCGTTCCACTCCCCCCGGCTAAAATAATTCCCTTCATTGGGAGCCGTCAAGCTTAAATGTGCAGCCCTTTTCAATCAGTTCATCGACAAAAGTGATCGTATAATCTGATTTAAGAAACTGCTCATTATTGAGCATGAACTGGTGGAAATGAACGGTTGAATGGACTCC
This window harbors:
- the rfbA gene encoding glucose-1-phosphate thymidylyltransferase RfbA; this translates as MKGIILAGGSGTRLYPITKAISKQILPVGGKPMIYYPLSTLMLSGISEFAIISTPRDLPFFQSLLGDGSQLGLKIEYIVQKNPEGIAQSFILAEDFIGDDCVALILGDNIFHAHDMKELLSDIDDPLDGGVVFGYEVDDPRRYGVVAFDDSHSVIDIIEKPQHPPSHYAVTGLYFYDNNVVDIANRLKPSNRGELEITDVNRAYLQERALKVKLLGRGFAWLDTGTHTDLQNASSYIDTIQKRQGIQIGCIEEVAYEMGFIDLSTLRAHGEEQANSDYGRYLIKLAEQQLHLSSV